From Kitasatospora sp. MAP12-44:
AAAGGACTGTCATGTCGAAACACCTGGTCAGCCGCGTCAGCCGGGCCGCCGCCGTCACCGCCCTCACGCTGGCCGCCGCGGTCGGCACCGCGGGCCCGGTCGGCGCGACCTCGCCGGAGGACCACCCGATCGAGGTCTCCCTGGGCGCCGACGGCATCCAGGCGCCGGACAGCGCGCAGGGCGGCCTGGTCAGCTTCCGGGTCCGCACCGACGACAAGAACGGCCGCCAGCTCCAACTGCTGCGCCCGCACGACGGCGTCAGCGTCGACCAGATGCTGCACGACCTCGCCGACTCGTTCAGCCCGACCGGGACGACCGCCGCGGCGGGCATCCGGGCGGTCCGTACGGAGTCCGACGCGCTGGGCGGCGCACTGGTGACGCCCGACGTGCACGAGCAGTTCACCGAGGAGGTCACACCGGGCGCCGTCTACCTGCTGGACCTCACCGCCTTCGCGGCGGACCCGACCCACCCGGTGGTCAAGCAGCTGAACCTGGTCGGCACCAACGGCCAGAGCGCCAACCAGGTCCGCTACGACGACGGCATGGTGATCGAGCACGACGAGGCGGCCGGTCCGCGCTTCCAGACCGAGGCTGTCGACCACGCCCACCTGGCCTATCTGGTGCGCAACAGCTCCAAGGAGATCCACGAGCTGCAGCTGCGCCCGGTGGCGGCCGGCACCACCGACGAGGACCTGCGGATCTACTTCTCGCAGCTCGCGGCAGGCGGTCAGCCGGCCTCCCCGTTCACCGGCCCGGCGACCGGTTTCGGCGCCATCTCGCCGGAGCGCAGTGCCTCGATCCAGGCCCACGGCCTGCAGCCCGGCAGCTACGCGCTGCTCTGCCTGGTACCCGACGAGCAGCTCGGCTTCTCGCACTCCTTCCAGGGGATGCACAAGATCGTTACCCTGCAGTGAGAGCGAAGGGGTCAAGGCATCCTGTTCCGGCCCCCTTTCAGGATGGAATCCCAAAATCTCCCAGCCCGAGACCACCTCAGTCGAACTCGCCTGCACCGCAGGAGAGTTAGCCGATCGTAAGCCGGCCGGACCCGCTGTCGCCGACTCTGCGGTCGGCGACGCTGCGGTCGGCGACTCTGTGATCGCCAAAGCTGTGATCTCCGACGGCGCGGTCGCCGGCGGCGCGGTCGGCCGAGTGGTCAGTCGGACGCTCGGCCGGGCTCCCGCCGGCGGCCTGGTGGTGGCCGGCCTGTGCGGACTGCAGGGCGGCGCCGCCCTGGCCACCCGGCTCTACCCGGCCGTCGGCATCGGCGGCGTGGTGAGCCTGCGGCTCTGCCTGGCGGCGGCCGTGCTCTGCGCGCTCTGGCGCCCCGGGCTGCTGCGCGAGCGCGGCACCGGCCTGCGCCGGGAGCCCGGCACCCTCGGCCTGATCGCCGCCGCCGGCACCCTGCTGGCGATCCATCACCTGACCTACTACAACGCGGTGGCCCGACTCCCGCTGGGCGCCGCCACCACCGTCGAGTTCCTCGGCCCCTTCGCGCTCGCGCTGGCCGGCTCGCGGCGCGGCGCCGACCTGGCGTGGGCGCTGCTCGCACTGACCGGCGTGGCGCTCCTGGGCGGCGGCGGGCTCGCCCTGAACGCCGTGGGTCTCGGCTTCGCTGCGGTGGCCGGAGCCTGCTGGGCCGGCTACATCCTGGTCTCGGCCCGGCTGGCCCACCGGGTACGCGACGGGGGCGCGCTCGCGCTCGCCGTCACCTGGGGCGCCCTGCTGAGCCTGCCGTTCGGCCTGGCCTCCGGCGGCACGGCGCTGCTGAAGCCCTGGGTGCTGGCGCTCGGCCTGGCGGTGGCGGTGCTCTCCAGCGTGCTGCCGTACTCCTTCCAGTTCGAGGCGATCCGGCGGCTGCCCGCGGGCGTCTTCGGCATCCTGACCAGCCTGGAGCCCGCCCTGGGTGCCGTGGTCGGCCTGCTCTTCCTCGACCAGCGGCTCGCCGCCGTGCAGTGGATCGGCATCGCCGCGGTCGCCAGCGCCTCGGCGGGCGCTACCCGGCCCGGCGGGCGCCCGTCCTCGCGCCCGTCCCCCCGCCCGTCCTTGTAAGGCCGTCCACATTGGCCTCGAAAAAAAGATGACTTTCCGCGCCTAGGATGGGCGCATGACCGAGATCCTCACACCCCGACTGCTGCTGCGCCGCTGGAGCGACCACGACCTCGCCGCGATGGCCGAGATCCACGCTGACCCCGACGTGATGCGCTGGATCGGCGACGGCTCGGTTCGCGACCTGGAGCAGACCGCGGAATCCATCGAGAAGTGGGAGGAGGAGTGGGACGACGAGGGCTTCGGCCTCTTCGCCGTCGAGCTGCTGGGCTCGGGCGAGCTGGCCGGGTTCACCGGTCTCTCGGTGCCCACCTTCCTGCCCGAGGTGCTGCCCGACATCGAGATCGGCTGGCGGCTCGGCCGCCAGTTCTGGGGCCAGGGCTACGCCTCGGAGGCCGCCCACGCCGCGATGGAGTTCGCGCTGGAGGACCGCGGCCTCGACCGCCTGATCAGCGTCAGCCGAGTGGACAACGCCGCCTCGCAGAACGTGATGCGCAAGCTGGGCATGAAGCATGAGCGCGACACCGTCCACCCGGCGTACGGCCATCCGCTGAGCATCCACAGCATCGACCTCACGGAGTACCGCGCCTGAGCGACTCGCGCTCCTACTCCTACTCCTACGCCGACTCCTAGGCCGGCGACTGCGACTGCGACTGCGACTGCGACTGCGCGAGGGTGGCGTCGATGCCGGCCATCGCGATATCCAGGCCCACCTCGAACTGCCGGTCGCGGGCCTTGGCGACGCCGCCCTCCAGCTGCTGCGCCACCAGGTCGGTGTTCTCCACGAACCGGGGGTCGGCCTGTTCGGCGATCCCGAAGACGGCCCGTTGGAACTCGTCCTCGCCCAGCCCGGAGACCCGCACCCGCAGCGACCACTGCGCCTCCACCAGCGCGAACCCGTACACGAACTGGAAGATCAGGCCGAGCGCCCCGCCGAGTTGGTCACCGGTGAGACCGCTGCGCGTCGCCGCGGCGACGGCGCTGGTGGAGAAGAGCATCGAGTTCGGCCCGATGGCCAGGAACTGTCCGACCAACTGCCCGGCCCACGGGTGGCGTTGGAAGCAGTGCCGGTACTCGTGAGCGAGCGTGCGCAGATGCCGGCGCCAGTCGCCGTGGTCCTCCAGCGGCGGGATGCGGATCTCGCCGACCACCTCGTCCAGGGCGAGTTCGAGCAGGGCGTCCTTGGTGTCGACGTACCAGTAGACCGACATCGGTGTGACGTCCAGCTCGGCCGCCAACTTGCGCATGGAGAAGGCCGGCAGGCCCTCGGCGTCCATCAGCGCGACCGCGGCGCGGATGACCCGCTCACGGCTGAGGCCGGCAGGCGCGCTGCCCCGCTTGCGCCCCTTGGGCGGGGCCACCCAGATGCTGGCGCTCGGGTCGCGGGGTGTGTCGGTCATCTGCGCTGTCCTTCTGCTCTCGCTGCACGGCCGGGAGCACCGGCCGTGCAGCGATCGTAGAGGGCGGGTCAG
This genomic window contains:
- a CDS encoding GNAT family N-acetyltransferase, with protein sequence MTEILTPRLLLRRWSDHDLAAMAEIHADPDVMRWIGDGSVRDLEQTAESIEKWEEEWDDEGFGLFAVELLGSGELAGFTGLSVPTFLPEVLPDIEIGWRLGRQFWGQGYASEAAHAAMEFALEDRGLDRLISVSRVDNAASQNVMRKLGMKHERDTVHPAYGHPLSIHSIDLTEYRA
- a CDS encoding EamA family transporter: MIAKAVISDGAVAGGAVGRVVSRTLGRAPAGGLVVAGLCGLQGGAALATRLYPAVGIGGVVSLRLCLAAAVLCALWRPGLLRERGTGLRREPGTLGLIAAAGTLLAIHHLTYYNAVARLPLGAATTVEFLGPFALALAGSRRGADLAWALLALTGVALLGGGGLALNAVGLGFAAVAGACWAGYILVSARLAHRVRDGGALALAVTWGALLSLPFGLASGGTALLKPWVLALGLAVAVLSSVLPYSFQFEAIRRLPAGVFGILTSLEPALGAVVGLLFLDQRLAAVQWIGIAAVASASAGATRPGGRPSSRPSPRPSL
- a CDS encoding TetR/AcrR family transcriptional regulator translates to MTDTPRDPSASIWVAPPKGRKRGSAPAGLSRERVIRAAVALMDAEGLPAFSMRKLAAELDVTPMSVYWYVDTKDALLELALDEVVGEIRIPPLEDHGDWRRHLRTLAHEYRHCFQRHPWAGQLVGQFLAIGPNSMLFSTSAVAAATRSGLTGDQLGGALGLIFQFVYGFALVEAQWSLRVRVSGLGEDEFQRAVFGIAEQADPRFVENTDLVAQQLEGGVAKARDRQFEVGLDIAMAGIDATLAQSQSQSQSQSPA